The Salmo salar chromosome ssa04, Ssal_v3.1, whole genome shotgun sequence genomic sequence cttgagccaactccccgtgcttattgtggtgagcatgtgcctgcctctcgcactctctctccggtacgcctccataatccagtacgtccagtgcctgctcctcgcgctctccctccagtgcgcctccagaatccaggaagtcctgtgcctgcttcccacactctccctccagtttGCCTCAATAGCCCAgtaaggccggtgcctgctttgagcactcggtcctcagtgcgtctccccagtccggtgagaccggttccagttcccctgctcgcctccctacctctgcggaagcacagttcccgctcagcccagtcaaaactgttcgctgctctggcaccccaatggtggaacaagctccctcacaacgctcCCTAAtctttctaaccccccccaaaaagatatagatgtactattgtaaagtggttgttccactggatatcataaggtgaatgcaccaatttgtaagtcgctctggataagagcgtctgctaaatgacttaaatgtaaatgtaatggcagccatcccctctggcGCCCATCTTTAAACTGGCTTTCCCATTGAAGACATCATCCAAAGAATCACAGCCCTTCCCCATGACAGGACACTAGATCTCCAACAGCTCCTTGGATTTCAGCACTCTGATAGCCATGGCTCTTCAACACTGACAACAGTGGCTCTGTGGTCCACAGAGTATTAAGTCTTCCAGCCACTGGGAGGCCATCAGCTCATTATCTTTCCTGTACCGTGTGGCTACATTCCCGTGGAACCTGGGATACAGATGCTCCTGGAAAAACTTACCAGGGTTGGTGGATTCCCTGACAGGGACCTTTGTGGCTGAGCTTGCAGTACCTCGAAGCTTCCTTAAGTCATGCCACAAGTGTGAGGCACTCTGCTCCTTTGGGATCTGTTCCAAAACAGTTGACTGGGTTGGGTCAAGTTTCACAATTTCATTGTAGAAGGACAGGCACTTCTGGCAGTTGTAATTGATATGCTCTCCATGTGGCTGGGAAAGAGTAGAGAATCTATATTAAGTTATTATATGGAGTTAGAAAGCATTGAACAGAAGAGACACACATCAGTTTAAATAGATTAAAATGGTACAGGCACAAATAAATATTCCTTTCAGTCCAATTTTACCTGGGTGCTACTGGCTGTGATATTATTTGTTGGTTCAGTATTAACACAGAGCAGACTCCCCATAGGCAGATTCAGGTGTCTCAGGCTCCTATTCAATTCCTCCTGTGCGTGGAATGCAGTAGTGGGATGCAGGGATGGACATTCTGGATGCTTTTCTGCATATTGGTCACTGGCCTTATGGTGTGTGAAGTCAATGCTGTTTAACCTCATTGGCTCAAGGTTCCTCCAAGTCCCAACATTCCATTGTCGCTGCTCATCTGTGCAGGCTATGCCAGTTAGCCACTGGACACTGCATTCTGCACCTGTGATAGAACGTTTGTTACAAAAAAAGACATTCAGAAAAAAATCCCATTATTAACAATTGTGTGACTGAGGACTATGTGATCAACTTAATCAAAACACATGCAAGTTTCATCATAAACGTGCCTTGCTATTGTTCCCAATGAGATGAGACCACTTTTACTTACCATACTTTAGGCATTACCCCCAACCACAAGGATATTTTACAAACCGTATTCACACAGAAAAACAATAACACTAAAGAAATACATGTGATGCTAACATGtttaaataaatgttataccctaCTTACCTGGACTCCATAAACTTACATTGCTTCACCAACATGTGACTTGACAGGATACTTACAGATTCCCCACATTAATAAGGCAGTTCTGTTGATCATGACATTCTCAATTCAACTTTCATCCAACAAAACGTTTGGTCTAACTGCTATGTTAAGCCTGACTATTTTATCATTCTGTGTCTAGATAAGGCAGTATTGCGCACTTTCATCTGTAAAAGGAATGAAAAAAAATGACAATAAACATCAATTACAAGACCAAGTAATGTGAATATTGATCATAGATATCATCTGAGAACTCTATCATAACGTTAGCCTATTGGTTATAGAAACTGTCACCACAACACATGTAAACTGCTTGTATGCTGTAATCGCTTATGTTAAGTAATGTTAGACATAGAAATGCAAGTGACTGCTTATTTTCCTACCTTCCACAAAATTAAGGCTGCATGCCTTTCCAATGTCAGCAATGCACGCGCATCCAGCCGTCTCTACTGATCCGTTGTTGGAAAGGTACCCAAGCAGTGTGGTAAGAGCTGCTTG encodes the following:
- the LOC106603523 gene encoding uncharacterized protein, with the protein product MFRPANQAALTTLLGYLSNNGSVETAGCACIADIGKACSLNFVEGAECSVQWLTGIACTDEQRQWNVGTWRNLEPMRLNSIDFTHHKASDQYAEKHPECPSLHPTTAFHAQEELNRSLRHLNLPMGSLLCVNTEPTNNITASSTQPHGEHINYNCQKCLSFYNEIVKLDPTQSTVLEQIPKEQSASHLWHDLRKLRGTASSATKVPVRESTNPGKFFQEHLYPRFHGNVATRYRKDNELMASQWLEDLILCGPQSHCCQC